The Episyrphus balteatus chromosome 4, idEpiBalt1.1, whole genome shotgun sequence genome includes a window with the following:
- the LOC129919156 gene encoding uncharacterized protein LOC129919156: MFGVPNIIHSDNGKQFVGKEFQNLISKYGIRHFKTAFYSPQSNASERVNRSLLAVVRSYLKNDQREWDTHLSDIACALRSAVDSATGVSPYYALFGTNMMMHGSSYELAKKLNAMDDNELLILPRQSRLQCIRNQIRENISKANEKSAKIYNVRTKNTRYVPGQVYRRNFILSDSSKYLSSKLSPKYVKCRIIKQIGNNMYELENLNGKKIGVFHAKDLKQ, encoded by the coding sequence ATGTTTGGAGTTCCGAACATAATCCATTCTGATAATGGAAAACAATTCGTCGGAAAAGAGTTCCAAAATCTTATAAGCAAATACGGAATAAGGCATTTTAAAACAGCTTTTTATTCACCGCAATCGAATGCGTCGGAAAGAGTTAACCGCTCGTTGTTAGCCGTTGTCCGATCATACCTTAAAAACGATCAACGAGAATGGGATACGCATCTTAGCGATATAGCGTGTGCGTTAAGGAGTGCAGTTGATAGTGCTACTGGTGTATCCCCATATTATGCCTTATTTGGCACTAATATGATGATGCACGGTAGTAGTTATGAACTTGCGAAAAAGTTGAACGCGATGGACGACAACGAGTTGTTAATTCTTCCCCGACAAAGTCGATTGCAATGTATTCGAAATCAAATTcgtgaaaatatttcaaaagcaAATGAGAAATCGGCGAAAATTTACAATGTCCGAACGAAAAATACAAGATATGTGCCTGGACAAGTTTACCGAAGAAACTTCATATTAAGTGattcttcaaaatatttgtcATCGAAACTTTCGCCGAAATATGTTAAATGCCGAATAATTAAACAAATTGGAAACAATATGTACGAATTAGAAAACTTAAATGGCAAAAAAATTGGAGTATTTCACGCAAAAGATTTAAAACAATGA